The following coding sequences are from one Prionailurus viverrinus isolate Anna chromosome D2, UM_Priviv_1.0, whole genome shotgun sequence window:
- the VDAC2 gene encoding voltage-dependent anion-selective channel protein 2: MATYGQSCARPMCIPPSYADLGKAARDIFNKGFGFGLVKLDVKTKSCSGVEFSTSGSSNTDTGKVTGTLETKYKWCEYGLTFTEKWNTDNTLGTEIAIEDQICQGLKLTFDTTFSPNTGKKSGKIKSSYKRECINLGCDVDFDFAGPAIHGSAVFGYEGWLAGYQMTFDSAKSKLTRNNFAVGYRTGDFQLHTNVNDGTEFGGSIYQKVCEDLDTSVNLAWTSGTNCTRFGIAAKYQLDPTASISAKVNNSSLIGVGYTQTLRPGVKLTLSALVDGKSINAGGHKLGLALELEA; encoded by the exons ATGGCGACCTATGGACAGAGCTGCGCGCGGC caatgtgtatTCCTCCATCATATGCTGACCTTGGCAAAGCTGCCAGAGATATTTTCAACAAGGGATTTg GTTTTGGGTTGGTGAAACTGGATGTGAAAACAAAGTCATGCAGTGGTGTG GAATTCTCAACATCTGGTTCATCTAACACAGACACTGGTAAAGTTACTGGAACCTTGGAGACCAAATATAAATGGTGTGAGTATGGTCTGACTTTCACAGAAAAATGGAACACTGATAACACTCTGGGAACAGAAATAGCAATTGAAGACCAG atttgTCAAGGTTTGAAACTGACATTTGATACTACCTTTTCACCAAACACGGG aaagaaaagtgGTAAAATCAAGTCGTCTTACAAGAGGGAGTGTATAAACCTCGGTTGTGATGTTGACTTTGATTTTGCTGGACCTGCAATCCATGGTTCAGCTGTCTTTGGTTATGAGGGCTGGCTTGCTGGGTACCAGATGACCTTTGATAGTGCCAAATCAAAGCTGACAAGAAACAACTTTGCAGTGGGCTACAGGACTGGGGATTTCCAGCTACATACTAATGT CAATGATGGGACAGAATTTGGAGGATCAATTTACCAGAAAGTATGTGAAGATCTTGACACTTCAGTAAACCTTGCTTGGACATCAGGTACCAACTGCACTCGCTTTGGCATTGCAGCCAAATATCAGTTGGACCCCACTGCTTCCATTTCT gcaAAAGTCAACAACTCTAGTTTAATTGGAGTGGGCTATACTCAGACTCTGAGGCCTG GTGTCAAGCTTACACTCTCTGCTCTGGTAGATGGGAAGAGCATTAATGCTGGAGGCCACAAACTTGGGCTTGCCctggagttggaggcttaa